In Trichocoleus desertorum NBK24, the following are encoded in one genomic region:
- a CDS encoding class I SAM-dependent methyltransferase, producing the protein MTAQQRYPEGSNSALCNVIAQKITNSPDQRITFADYMDLALYHPQQGYYSTRAVTIGAQGDFFTSPHLGSDFGELLAEQFVDMWRSLGQPSPFTLLEMGAGQGILATDILQYLQQQYPDFFQVIDYVIVERSPTLRLQQQQRLRSHKPLVDSSPIRWCTWEEIPVDSIVGCCFSNELVDAFPIHQVVLTEGELREVYVSLGSSPSAPETMQFTEQLGELSTPELKEYFEWVGIPLLSGNYPEGYRTEVNLAALDWLKTVADRLQRGYLLTIDYGYPATRYYSPVRSEGTLQCYYQHRYHNNPYLYVGYQDITAHVDFTALERQGDRCGLQLVGLIQQGLFLMALGLGDRIAALSQTDLSQPGQSLQTLLSRREALHALASPMGLGNFNVLIQSKGLEAGTEQKPLKGLSL; encoded by the coding sequence ATGACAGCTCAGCAACGCTACCCGGAGGGTAGTAACTCGGCACTCTGCAATGTAATTGCCCAGAAAATTACCAATAGTCCCGATCAGCGGATTACTTTCGCGGACTACATGGATTTGGCTCTCTACCATCCGCAACAAGGTTACTATTCCACTAGGGCTGTCACCATTGGTGCCCAAGGAGATTTTTTCACCTCACCGCATTTAGGTTCCGACTTTGGTGAACTGCTGGCGGAGCAATTTGTGGATATGTGGCGATCGCTAGGGCAACCTTCTCCTTTTACGTTGCTAGAGATGGGGGCAGGTCAGGGGATTTTAGCCACAGATATTTTGCAATATCTCCAACAGCAATATCCTGATTTCTTTCAAGTTATAGACTATGTGATTGTAGAACGATCTCCGACACTGCGGCTGCAACAACAACAACGGCTGCGATCACACAAGCCCCTAGTAGACTCTAGCCCCATTCGTTGGTGTACTTGGGAGGAGATTCCGGTTGATTCTATTGTGGGTTGCTGCTTTTCCAATGAGTTAGTCGATGCTTTTCCGATCCATCAAGTAGTGCTAACTGAGGGAGAACTGCGAGAAGTATATGTTTCCCTAGGTTCTAGCCCATCTGCTCCGGAGACGATGCAGTTTACTGAACAATTGGGAGAACTCTCAACCCCTGAACTCAAAGAATATTTTGAGTGGGTGGGTATCCCTTTGTTATCCGGCAATTATCCTGAAGGATATAGAACTGAGGTCAATCTAGCAGCTTTGGATTGGTTAAAAACAGTCGCCGATCGCTTGCAGCGTGGATATCTCCTCACCATCGACTATGGTTATCCAGCCACGCGCTACTATAGCCCAGTGCGATCGGAGGGCACGTTGCAGTGCTACTACCAACATCGCTATCACAACAATCCTTATCTATATGTGGGGTATCAAGATATTACGGCCCACGTAGACTTTACCGCTCTAGAACGCCAAGGTGATCGCTGTGGCTTGCAACTAGTGGGGCTGATCCAGCAAGGCTTATTTTTGATGGCACTCGGTCTAGGCGATCGCATTGCCGCCCTGTCTCAGACAGATCTCAGCCAACCGGGACAGTCTTTACAAACTTTGCTGAGTCGGCGAGAAGCATTACATGCCCTAGCAAGCCCGATGGGACTGGGCAACTTTAACGTCCTGATTCAAAGTAAGGGACTGGAAGCAGGAACAGAGCAAAAACCCTTAAAAGGCTTGAGTTTGTAA